The genomic DNA TCAATACGGTGCCATCCACCACTTTGTTCTTCCATTTCGACACTCTTCTCACAAATGATACATAGCATTCTGTCATCATCAACTTCAACTCTCACGTCGCTTCGTTTCATCCCCGGAAGATGTGCTTTGAAAACATGAGCTTCAGGGGTTTCTTTCCACTCTATGTCAATGGTGTCGACAATTGGTGATGGCTCGTGGAAATTTGGTGGTAGTGTTATATGGGGTGTGTGGGTTTGAGAAACTTCATAACCATGGGTTTGGTGTGATGGGTGGTTGTTCCTTgattggtgatgatgatgatgatgatctTGTGGTGATTTTGATCTTCTTCGACCAAAGATACTATTGGAAAAGAGTGACATTTTCTTTACGGTGAATTGGATGTGTTGATAGTTGATAGTGCTTGTGTACAATGTGAAGGAAGAAGCACTTATTTAAAGGGAAAAAAATAGGATTAATGTAATTTTGCTAGCAAATTTTGGATGGTTATTATTTAGAGCATCGTGAGATAGGACAATTCCATAGAGAGAATCCACTTTAATTTCCACTAAGTGGAACAATCACAAATCAATTGATTCTAAATGTCAGTTTTGTACATATCTAATTAAATTGCTTttacttaaaaatgaaaaataattcGTACTAACTTGAACATGATAAAATCATGTTTTAAGTGAATCTAAATATTTACTAAAGTGTGGGTACCGATTAAAGTTGCATGTTTCTTCTTTAAATATCACGGGTTTTAACCATTTAGTAATATTTTCATACGCCACATGAAGATTCTACGTGAAGCTGTGTATGTGCTGGAattgttatcagaatatgatgAAGCTGGTTCGTGTAGGAAACTTGAGACTAATAAAGCATAAATGCCGCTTGCCACTTTGATTATTATATCAATTTGTTAAAAGTGAAAATAATAGGGTTTGCTAGGTTCTCATATTGCGACAATTATTTCATAAATATTTAAATTTCTTGATTTactgttttttaattttttgtatAAACAAATTATTGTATTAATATTGATTACTAAGAGTACTTAATTCAAATACAATAGTagagaaaaaaatcaaaaatcaattATCCTCGAAAAGTTAAATAAGATCGAATGGGATCAAGATGTCAAACTTTCACATCAAAACCTAAAGGTCCAATCGATTTTCTATAATCCAACCCTCCTAAATTCTTGACTAACAATTGGTTACTTCCTTATGGCCCCCCTTAAAGAGAGTCTCGTTCCTAGCTAACCAAATAGCCCAAGCTACTCTCAACCAAGTGGGAGTCTCCTTTTTTTTTATGATCTTCCCGATCAAGCAATTATAAAAAACTAGCAAGTGGGACAACAAATCTACCTAAGAAGGCAATTGGCATCAATCAATCCAATTCAACATAATGACCCAAACACTAACAACTACATGGCAAAACAAGAACAAATGGTCAAGAGATTTCGCTTGGCCGGGGCAAAGGGGTCAAACGAGGTTATGAAAACCAGAAAAGACCCCACTTTTAGCCAATTCATCTCTTTTAGGCAGCGCCCCGaagaaaattttattttgaacgtttgaaccttcccagccgttattaccgtttttcttgaaaaggtatgacttttcgttttcagttttcgttctcctataaaagggggaaatctggcctcggtttagggttacacacaaaaaccattctacgttccagaatctttcttttgccagaaacattctttcttcaagaattatccccacaaagatttcgtgaacccaggcataaatagggtcgaaatactttgttcggaaagtgaacgaacacgattcttcgaagattatccaggattatcaattaattatctAACATTTTTTTTAGTTATTTTGATATAGAAGAAGACAACTTAgtaaatttttatttatatagTTAACCGTGTCTCTTCTAGAATGATACATATCAAGCGTCTAGCTTCAATTTATAAGATAATAGGTGTTAAGATATTTTCTAACTAATGAACACTTTTATAGTTTAAAGAGACATAATCTCTTTAAAC from Lathyrus oleraceus cultivar Zhongwan6 unplaced genomic scaffold, CAAS_Psat_ZW6_1.0 chrUn0079, whole genome shotgun sequence includes the following:
- the LOC127112335 gene encoding 18.1 kDa class I heat shock protein-like, which produces MSLFSNSIFGRRRSKSPQDHHHHHHQSRNNHPSHQTHGYEVSQTHTPHITLPPNFHEPSPIVDTIDIEWKETPEAHVFKAHLPGMKRSDVRVEVDDDRMLCIICEKSVEMEEQSGGWHRIEVASGHFVQRLTLPENSKVDHVKAYMDNDVLTINVPKNRVVNKRVRNVQVSHV